Part of the Deltaproteobacteria bacterium genome, GGTCTCTTCCTGCTGTCCGGGCTGGCGCTCGTGCTGCTGGTGTCCTCCGGCTGCCGCAAGGAGGGCATCATCGCCGCCCAGCGGCTGATGGCCCCCTCGGGGGACAGCATCGACTTCGGCAACGTCCTCCTGGCCCAGGCCGACGAGCGGACCATCACCCTGGCCAACAACGGGGATCTGCTGGTCTCCCTCGGGGACATCACCGGCGACACGATGGGCGGCGCCTTCGCCATCGAGTACGACGAGACCGAGATCCAGCCCCGCCGCAGCACCACCCTGCGGGTGCGCTTCGCCCCCATCCGCGAGGGCGAGTACTCCACCTCCTTCGTGGTGAACAACGACAGCACCAACCTGCCGGAGTACCTCCTGACGGTGACCGGCTTCGGCATCGACCCCGGCCCCTGCCACGGCGTCGACTGCAGCACGCCCCCCTCCCCCTTGTGCCTCAACAGCACCACGGCCCGGGTCTACCTCCCGGGCGGCCGCTGCGTGGACGGGACCTGCGAGTTCGAGACCAGCGACGAGACCTGCACCTTCGGCTGCACCGCCGGCGCCTGCGCCCCCGACCCCTGCCTGGGCAAGAGCTGCCAGCAGCCGCCGAACCCCTACTGCTACCAGGCCAACGGGACCTGCAGCGGCGGCACCTGCAGCTACACCGCGATGGCCGACACCACGCCCTGCAGCGATCCGGCCGCGCCCCCCGCGCCGGCCTGCGTCGACATGAACACCCGCCGCACCTACCTCATCGAGGGCGAGTGCCAGAACGGGGTCTGCCAGAAGCTCTTCAACGACGAGACCTGCCCCTTCGGCTGCCTGAACGGCGCCTGCGCCCCCGACCCCTGCATCGGGATCTCCTGCGACAGCCCGCCCAACGACCAGTGCTACGAGCCCACCGGCACCTGCACCGGCGGGGTCTGTGACTACACCCTCCTCGCGGAGGGCGAGCCCTGCGACAGCGGCGACCCCTGCGTGCCGAGCGCCGCCTGCACGGCCAACGGCCAGTGCGAGGGGGCCCGCACCACCTGCACCCCGCCGGGGCAGACCTGCACCAACCAGGGCGACGGCACCGGCATCATCGAGCGCTACGATCAGGCCATCGGCACCTGCAACAGCGCCACCGGCACCTGCGTCTTCCAGCGGCTGCCCGACATCACCTGCGACTACGGCTGCGCCGGCGACACCTGCTCGGGCGACCCCTGCGTGGGGAACCCCTGCGACGACGGCACCCCCTGCACGATCGACACCTGCGTGCCCGGCGGCGGCACCTACACCTGCAGCTACGCTCTCTCCACCCTCCCGGACGGGATCACCGGCATCGCCTGCACCATCGGCACTGGCCAGTGCAACCAGGGCCGCTGCCAGGTGAACGG contains:
- a CDS encoding choice-of-anchor D domain-containing protein, yielding MTFESVRSRGLFLLSGLALVLLVSSGCRKEGIIAAQRLMAPSGDSIDFGNVLLAQADERTITLANNGDLLVSLGDITGDTMGGAFAIEYDETEIQPRRSTTLRVRFAPIREGEYSTSFVVNNDSTNLPEYLLTVTGFGIDPGPCHGVDCSTPPSPLCLNSTTARVYLPGGRCVDGTCEFETSDETCTFGCTAGACAPDPCLGKSCQQPPNPYCYQANGTCSGGTCSYTAMADTTPCSDPAAPPAPACVDMNTRRTYLIEGECQNGVCQKLFNDETCPFGCLNGACAPDPCIGISCDSPPNDQCYEPTGTCTGGVCDYTLLAEGEPCDSGDPCVPSAACTANGQCEGARTTCTPPGQTCTNQGDGTGIIERYDQAIGTCNSATGTCVFQRLPDITCDYGCAGDTCSGDPCVGNPCDDGTPCTIDTCVPGGGTYTCSYALSTLPDGITGIACTIGTGQCNQGRCQVNGTGSGTYAHCLYEDGAACTDDWNPDDTPALCTLPDVPGSCVAGTCIKNQATMDQITNSQCAGCFICLECPANGVSGLPWFCL